The genomic interval CGATTGGCTTTATGAGCTGTGCTGGCTGGAATTATGTGGAGTACCAGCGTTAGCCTACGTTGCATCCATCATGCCGCCCAAAGTTAAAGAAGGgttggaggaatggagagaacaGTGTCTAACTATGACAGGTACGTGATCTTTTACATCAACAAAAATATGTCTACGAGCAATCGTTACAGCAACAGGAAAATAGCTTCAAGAGCcttgtccaaatactggtggacTCAACTAACAAAAGAAGGGACgatctgaccagagaggtccaagACCATATTAAGAACAGTTGGCAGTTCTCCCAGGGAGAGGTGGATGTCCTGAAAGAGACTTGCAGCAAGATGGCAACAAACTGTAAGTCCCTGTGAGATGACATCATCACTGTCTGtgaattattattgttattacagATGACTGGGGAAACAGACTATCTAGAGCACGTGTCAATCCGGCCCGTGACACATTTCTATCCGACCCGCACAATTATTTGGGTTGTCAATTCAGTTTGGCCTGCTTCCATACCGCCCGCGATGCGCTGCACTACAAGTCCCAGCAAGCACTGCCAATGTGCTGCACGCCAAACGTCAGTGGATTGCCACAGACACACCCCTCTTCCCAGATCCACACACAGACCCAAACATGAGCCAGCCAGTGTGCTGTATCATAACACTAATGTTATCTACCAGACTGAAAGTTTAAACATGTTGTAGGCTTAAAACAATGAATAaccaaaaaactgaaaactaaaCTATTTTATTTAACACATATTAAACCCCTTTTTTAGGCACCAAGCAACTTCTATATACTGTAGACTTCCATTAATTTATTAGACTGGTACCGGACTACCTTCAGACCAGTCTTGTCAGGTTTCTGGGCTTCCTAAAGCAAAACAATGTAGGTGATCATATTAGTGTTGGAGCCCAAACTGTTTGGACGCTACAAACGTTTGTTTTCCCCGTGAGAAGACTGATGTTTACAACACCGCTGTGGCTCTGCCACCTTTCGGTGAGGAAGGCTGATATCGGCAGCTGATTGAGATGCAGCCTCTATACAGACACAGATATCTGTGGCTCTGCCACCTTTCGGTAAAGAAGGCTGATATTGgcagtggattgagatgcagcctctATACAGACACAGATATCTGTGGCTCTGCCACCTTTCGGTGAGGAAGGCTGATATCGGCAGCTGATTGAGATGCAGCCTCTATACAGATACAGATATCTGTGGCTCTGCCACCTTTCGGTGAGGAAGGCTGATATCGgcagtggattgagatgcagcctctATACAGACACAGATATCTGTGGCTCTGCCACCTTTCGGTGAGGAAGGCTGATATCGGCAACTGATTGAGATGCAGCCTCTATACAGATACAGATATCTGTGGCTCTGCCACCTTTCGGTGAGGAAGGCTGATATCGgcagtggattgagatgcagcctctATACAGACACAGATATCTGTAGCTTAGACACACAGATTCTGATGGTGATTTTAGTATTATACTAATTACGTTTCAGTGGGTGTGAAcacatcgactctagggggttaacttgtctcctccccccttcatctacactgatttggactggatttaacaagtgacatcaataaggatcaTATCTtaaacctggattcacctggtcagtctgtcatggaaagagcagctgttcataatgttttgtacactcagtgtatatagtcttCTGTCCCTGTGAGTTCACATGTGGAactgcatgaaatgtgttttagTTTCCCATCATTTAGAAATGTGATCCCAATGTCCCACATTGTCCTCTTTATTAATAGAAAGACTCATATACAGTATAGCATCAGTTTACAACTAAAATGGACCAATCCTGGATCGCCCCCTGTATTATCAGCCACTGAAATAGGAGAGACCAAAACACCCCATGCAGCCCATGGCAACCTGATGACTCAGAGTCACGTCATAAACAAGTACAGCGGTCACCGTGAGGGAAAATAATTGCTGTTCACCATCTGGGACCATTCAACAGTCTAGATTTACCAGGTTATTACTGCTAAATAAACTGTTCACCATCTGGGACCATTCAACAGTCTAGATTTACCAGGTTATTACTTCTAAATATACTGTTCACCATCTGGGACCATTCAACAGTCTAGATTGACCAGGTTATTACTTCTAAATAAACTGTTCACCATCTGGGACCATTCAACAGTCTAGATTTACCAGGTTATTACTTCTAAATAAACTGTTCACCATCTGGGACCATTCAACAGTCTAGATTTACCAGGTTATTACTTCTAAATAAACTGTTCACCATCTGGGACCATTCAACAGTCTAGATTTACCAGGTTATTACTGCTAAATAAACTGTTCACCATCTGGGACCATTCAACAGTCTAGATTTACCAGGTTATTACTGCTAAATAAATTGTTTACCATCTGGGACCATTCAACAGTCTAGATTTACCAGGTTATTACTTCTAAATAAATTGTTTACCATCTGGGACCATTCAACAGTCTAGATTTACCAGGTTATTACTTCTAAATAAACTGTACACCATCTGGGACTATTCAACAGTCTAGATTTACCAGGTTATTACTTCTAAATAAACTGTTCACCATCTGGGACCATTCAGCAGTCTAGATTGACCGGGTTATTACTTCTAAATAACTTTTCTGGGGGGTTCTCATAGGCTTACAATTGTTGTTTTGATTATTTCTTGAGTTGCTAAGATATTTGTttttttactggttgaagttgaAGTGTTTTTTATGTAGAAAGCAGCTGATTTGCGACGATGGCACAAACATTATATGAAGCAGGAGATTCAAGCGAGCCTTGCATTCCAGTCCACTCATAAGCGTCCTGGAAATGGAGACTATTTTTGCTGTCGGCCTTTGAGAACTCCCCTGAGGTTTCCCCCACGGTggggaattagtgaatagacacagaGGTTAATGTGAGTTTCCTTCAGTAGCATCCTGATCTTGCTCTGATTATGTGTGGTAATATGCAGAAtaacattgtgaaaaactaaaatcttcgCTCACCACTTTTGCTCAttgcagatatactacatccataactagtggtttctgtattagcagggaggagtttctgcaagATATTGCATGTGCATCTCCCCTCTTGTGGCAATTGTAGCACAGAAATGGGACTATATTCTAGCCTAGAGTCATCAACTTTACTACTAAAGTgaaaaaaacaagacaaaatatgactgTTGTTGATCACTGACTGACAtattaagacaattgtcaaattaAGTTTATAAAAGCATTTAAATATTCATTACAGATGTacattgttgtacaacatcatgggcATCACCTTTTAGCTCATATAAACAGTGTGTTTCTGCTGTTGTGGgtctttaaccatctgtctgactttgttgttcacacaggagagagacatgactatcgtggatcctctggggagcctcaactacatcatgaagctgacgAGTCAGAGAAGAGCCTCTCCACATCAGAactcctcaagaaacaccagcggaAACCCACAGGGAAGAAGTCTCacccctgctctgactgtgggaagagttacTCAAGATCAGATTCACTTAAagtacaccagagaattcacacaGGCGATACAGCtcactgctctgactgtgggaagagattcacctcttcAGCAGACCTAAAAAGACATGAGAGAATccatacaggagagaaaccttatagctgtgatcaatgtgggaagagatttacTCTCTCAAGCTGCCTGAAGatacatcagagaacacacactggagagaaaccttatagctgtgatcaatgtgagaaGAGATTTGTTACATCTAGCcgtctgactatacaccagagaacacacacaggagagaaaccgtatagctgtgatcaatgtgggaaagGTTTTAATGTTCGAAGCGGCCTGAAAACACAccagacaacacacacaggggagaaaccttttagctgctCCGACTGTGGGAAGACCTTTTCAAAATTATATACATTACAGTTACACCAGACAATTCACACTGGGGAGAAActttatagctgtaatcaatgtagGAAGAGTTTTAATCACTCAAGCTTGCTGAAGgtacatcagagaacacacacaggagagaaatcttttatagctgtgatcaatgtgggaagagatgtgTTACATCTAGAAGTCTGACTATACACCAGCGGACACACGAGAGAACCCTTGTCGtcgctgtaatcaatgtgggaagagttttactcagccaAACatcctgatatcacaccagagaacacacacaggagagacacCTCCTAGCTGTGAACGATGTGGAAAGAGATACGCTGGTAAAATACATATATGagggagttgtttcatgatatcattACGATAATGTCACAgtgtagaatgtttttaacattgtagtaggagtattttaatgatgtcacaatgtagaatgtttttaacattgtagtaggagtattttaatgatgtcacaatgtagaactcTAAACATTtgccccctgttctattgatttcagcgtgatatggatattagcctcatcAGGGGAAAAATTAAGGATCTGAAATGAAAGATGACTATTTATGTGATTAACAAAAAGTGTTGCGTTACACTTACCACGTTGgcgacccacttgaatcaaaatgcaacacttcaaaatgtagctagctattttCTACAAAGTGTCCTCTGAacagtgatgtacacattattcccatatTCTGTGTGGtgtttgagctgttagttttaacaggacgtgaaACTACAAGTAATATGTTTACTGTTGTGTTTGTGTAGATAGTACAttttatgtttaggttttcaatatatcacaaactgcttctgcatattggttattgatttggacacgttaaaactgtgttttgacattgggctcCTCCCACCTAGCAAAATGTTGTTGAAAAGAAGACTGCCCTGACATCCAATCTACGTTGTTGATTTTTAAAGTTTAAAGTGGTATTTtttcaacatttacattttttattattccatgcctcaaCATTAAGTGAATTACTGCCGATACATATTAAAAGGGGTGTACATTCTGTTTTGATATTTCAtcatatttacatttcatgtaacattttagtaatcataattatttatgcaaccaactgacaattttttggttcaattaaattgttttattaacaatgaaacaagcttatatttctgGTTGGATATTACATCCTATTCTTACTATTTTAATCAATGTCATTTCCTTAGAATGCTCACTAGTCTTTCAGTTTTTGTTATTGATGAGTTTTTATCCTCttgtgtttgttgtgtagtaaatatgtTGTGTAGTTTTTATCGTTCGTATTAGTTTTCCTCCTGTGAAGCAGAGCATTGCGTTGCATCCAGGTCTGAAATGTGCtttataaataaagcttgatttgatttgaacatattgtAAAACACATGAACCTAACCAccgaccaatcaacagactctatCAAAACCAATGAACAAATATGTGCAAAAGCAATACAAATCTTGGTCCGTCTCAATATATATTCAGTCCTTTATTACACTGAAATCCTTTATTCTGTGGTCAGTAAACCATTTTTGTGTTGATTTTGAAGTGtgctttggatcattgtcctgctggaagatccaACCACGGCCCAGTTTATACTTCCTACCAGAGGCAGTCAGGTTTTGATTTCATATCTGCTGGTTCATGATGGAGTCCATGATAATATGTATCATGACAAGTTGTCCAGGGCCTTTGGAAGAAAAACAGACCAACAACATCAAAAATCCACCACCGTACTTCACAGTGGggatgaggtacttttctgcatggATATCTTTCTGTCTACGCCAAACCCACCTCTGGTGTTTGTCTCCAAAAAGCtctatgttggtctcatctgTACATagaacccagtcccattgaaattctatgttggtctcatctgTACATagaacccagtcccattgaaattctatgttggtctcatctgaacatagaacccagtcccattgaaagtTCCAGTATTGTTTGGCAAACTGTAGGCGCTTGAGGTTTTTGTTTGATGACAGCAAAGGCTTTTTTTTTATGGCAACCCTCCCATACAATTTTTTGGTTATGTAGGTGGCATCTGATTGTAGTTTTGGAGACTTTCTGACCCTAAGACCCAGCTAACGTCTGCAATTCTCCAGCTGTGATCCTTGGAGATGTTTTGGGCCACTCGAACCATCCTCCTCACTGTCCATGGAGTTAATATAGACACACATCCTCTTTCCGGCCCATTGTTAACATCTTCAGTTGCTTTAAACGTCTTAATTATTGCCCTTATTGTGGAAATGGGAATTTTTCAACCGTTGAGCTATGGGAACTTGTCCTGTGTGTCACCTCAtatttataccccagtgaaacaggaagtcatGGCTTACCACCGAAGGGTTCCTAGTCAATTTAAAACATAAAATGTGAATTTGAATATACATCAGTTAGATTTTACTCAAGCATTtctaggggtgccaataattgtggcACACATGTTTCGTAGAAAAATATTtcacatgtatttttttccccaATCATTTTACTTCGATTAAAGGTTCAATTTGTGTGAATATTTTTGAGTGAAACACCAAGAGGATAAACAGCAAATACATTGTTTTCACAGCCTGTTTTTGCTCTTATTTACCAAGAGTGCCAATATTAGTGGAGGGCACTGTAGATGTGTAATAATGATGTTGAATATTAATAATAAACTACATTCATCAATCTGACTCCATTACCATGTGAATGCTATGGGGCCCATAACAGAatccagtgtatatagccatggttgTGAGCCTATCGTCACCACTCAGAATACTATAAGATGCAAGTGTCTAGGTTTACCATTATGCAATTATTAAAAGGCTTGAGGAACAAGGAGCTAATATCTTGCAATTGATGTCTTAGCATTAAATGATTGAGTTAACCTTAGCTCAGAGATGCACAGTTAGAGACAGAGCATATATGCTGTGAGAGATGTTAGAGACAGAGCATATATGCTGTGAGAGATGTTAGAGACCGAGCATATATGCTGTGAGAGATGTTAGAGACCGAGCATATATGCTGTGAGAGATGTCAGAGACCGAGCATATATGCTGTGAGAGATGTTAGAGACCGAGCATATATGCTGTGAGAGATGTTAGAGACCGAGCATATATGCTGTGAGAGATGTTAGAGACCGAGCATATATGCTGTGAGAGATGTTAGAGACCGAGCATATATGCTGTGAGAGATGTTAGAGACCGAGCATATATGCTGTGAGAGATGTTAGAGACCGAGCATATATGCTGTGAGAGATGTTAGAGACCGAGCATATATGCTGTGAGAGATGTTAGAGACAGAGCATATATGCTGTGAGAGATGTTAGAGACCGAGCATATATGCTGTGAGAGATGTTAGAGACCGAGCATATATGCTGTGAGAGATGTTAGAGACCGAGCATATATGCTGTGAGAGATGTTAGAGACAGAGCATATATGCTGTGAGAGATGTTAGAGACAGAGCATATATGCTGTGAGAGATGTTAGAGACAGAGCATATATGCTGTGAGAGATGTTAGAGACCGAGCATATATGCTGTGAGAGATGTTTAGAGACCGAGCATATATGCCTTGTACATTGCATTCAGAaggtatttagaccccttgacttttttccacattttgttacgttacagcaggggtgtcaaactcatttcgcatcgtgggccacatacggcctagggagatgtcaagtgggccggaccattaaaattataccatactctgctataaataaccaaaatatcatgtctttcctttgttttggtgtaaagaagcacaagaacattaggaaaatattgaaatttaatgaactatccttttacaaaacatttcatgaaacacctcatatttccttagacaaatgtgcaatttacttttatcattcacaaatatgcattgcaactgatcccactgattgtacaaaggcacaaaactttaattggtactgaaaaatatagtaatgcactttaagattaaatgagacttttaaagaaaggaatttttaaaccacttacacatacgcatataaaatctaaatgtaatccctgcgtacaccttacaaactaaggagagtgattttaaatgtgtaatgaagaaagtgttcgcctgtcctgtaaatctgtaaacttcatacatgaaacatacatacacatacaatacatactgaaaatttatggagttgtatgaacagtagaattccatcacacaacttttgttttgaagctgctgactaacattaaagtgcacatttttttaaatcaccacagtaaggattcatcttcacagagctgtattctttcaatgcaaacagtatctaaggcagcattttaaaggtgttagtctagtctggacttgtatttgttcctgaaacttggcatcttttggcctgtacaagtgcatcaacaccaggtgtcatgtcctgactagctgtcactttcagaatgtcatttaagtgcttgtttgtgagccttgaacgcatttttgttttattgataTTCATCACTGAGAAAATTTGTTCACAAAGGTAGGTTGTCCCAAACATGCACAAAATTTTAGCAGCCAGGGCTGTTAATTTGGGGTACCCTGGTAGTAGATACTGATAAAATCTGTCCAGACCTACAGAGGCAAATTTGCCCTTCAAATCTGCATCACACTGCAAATCAATTATCTCTAGCTGAATTTCGACCGGCAGATCAGAAGCTTTAACTGTGAAAGGTGAGTACAACATACAAGTTCAGCCGCCTTCATCATGCATCGTTTAACAAAGTCACCGTCggaatacggcttcgatgctaatgctatttcgctagcaattaggtagctggcttttaccgctgcttcactgacttctcggctctggatgaaagttgactgctgtttcctcagacccgccagcaattcgttaatcttatctcttctcagttgtccttgcaagccgtcatatttttcgctgtgatgagtctcgtagtggcgtcgaatattatattccttcaataccgaaacttgttgc from Salvelinus alpinus chromosome 2, SLU_Salpinus.1, whole genome shotgun sequence carries:
- the LOC139547041 gene encoding zinc finger protein 214-like; protein product: MKEVCWTEKELVKEEEAVTIPKQAECEAVTVKEEEIDVTVKEEGDAFRMKEEKDVTVKEEEEEEDVTVKEEGRDVTVKEEEDPFRVKEEEDVTVKEEEEENVFGVKEEGEMTVTSKKEEEEEEETGYLGPVSQRHLKASNGANDEFSRKMVLKSRALIDTRERHDYRGSSGEPQLHHEADESEKSLSTSELLKKHQRKPTGKKSHPCSDCGKSYSRSDSLKVHQRIHTGDTAHCSDCGKRFTSSADLKRHERIHTGEKPYSCDQCGKRFTLSSCLKIHQRTHTGEKPYSCDQCEKRFVTSSRLTIHQRTHTGEKPYSCDQCGKGFNVRSGLKTHQTTHTGEKPFSCSDCGKTFSKLYTLQLHQTIHTGEKLYSCNQCRKSFNHSSLLKVHQRTHTGEKSFIAVINVGRDVLHLEV